A genomic region of Elaeis guineensis isolate ETL-2024a chromosome 9, EG11, whole genome shotgun sequence contains the following coding sequences:
- the LOC140851706 gene encoding G-type lectin S-receptor-like serine/threonine-protein kinase LECRK3: MASAISYILFLSIFSSAFALGAAQPRQSNISLDTSLHTTTNPTSWHSPNGRFAFGFYPEGTGFSIGIWLVPSPENSTVIWTADRDDPPVTKDAVLKLTTEGLKLLLQNSEERLISNISTGNNASSASMLDSGNFVIYDSNSDVIWETFDHPTDTIMAGQVLGAGSQLVSGASETNHSSGKFHLILLNDGNLVLYPVASPDGPEDSYYDSQTSGKGYQSLNLDDKGWLYLLNDNVTYNLTSGYQSGTALVYRATLGVDGIFRLYSHNLESNTEQVLKKFPDVTDPCAVKGTCGLNSYCSTSANGQVVCTCLPGFDYLDANRTSNGCRRNFTASGCYSNNDNTTYMSTVYNVAWTEFSYTAPLSVTSKEDCGEACLKDCNCDAALFSDNTCRKQLFPLRYGKTDDSTTTFIKLVNISPAAAPVVTIRRKFSAKILIVSAAIIACIISSLVALIFFFYRYRAGRYRRLWRNKEPALVDEIAPRSFSYRELREATDGFKEELGKGAFGTVFKGTLPRGQRVIAVKKLEKVVDEGEREFRTEMRTIGRTHHKNLVRLLGFCDEGTNRLLVYEYMSNGSLADLIFKADGHPSWDERVRIALDIARGIHYLHEECETRIIHCDIKPPNILMDDNWTAKISDFGLAKLLMPSQTRTFTGIRGTRGYLAPEWHKNAPITVKADVYSFGIVLLEIVCCRQSMELEADEEDAIILLDWVHNCFMDGELEKLVADEVDMTELNRLVKVGLWCTQSEPGARPSMKNVVTMLETNVDISLPPPPGFSS; the protein is encoded by the coding sequence ATGGCTTCTGCAATATCCTACATCCTGTTCCTCTCAATCTTCTCATCAGCGTTTGCCCTGGGAGCAGCTCAACCAAGGCAGTCCAACATAAGCTTGGACACCTCTCTCCATACCACCACCAACCCTACATCATGGCACTCACCTAATGGACGCTTCGCCTTCGGATTCTACCCAGAAGGCACTGGCTTCTCCATTGGAATATGGCTCGTGCCATCTCCTGAAAACTCCACTGTTATATGGACGGCTGACCGAGATGATCCACCGGTGACCAAAGATGCTGTATTGAAGCTAACTACTGAAGGGCTCAAGCTCCTCCTACAAAACTCAGAAGAGAGACTCATCTCCAACATTTCCACAGGCAACAATGCTTCCTCTGCTTCCATGCTCGATTCCGGGAACTTCGTCATCTATGACTCTAACTCTGATGTCATATGGGAAACCTTTGACCATCCAACTGACACAATCATGGCCGGTCAGGTGCTGGGCGCTGGATCCCAGCTCGTTTCCGGCGCATCAGAAACCAACCACTCTAGCGGGAAGTTTCATCTCATCTTGCTAAATGATGGGAACCTCGTTCTGTATCCTGTGGCATCACCAGATGGTCCAGAGGATTCTTACTATGACTCCCAAACAAGTGGAAAAGGCTACCAGAGCTTAAATCTGGATGATAAAGGTTGGCTGTACCTGCTCAACGACAATGTCACATACAATCTAACAAGCGGCTACCAGAGCGGGACAGCGCTGGTGTATCGTGCAACGCTTGGTGTCGATGGGATCTTCCGGTTATATTCTCACAATCTCGAGTCAAACACAGAACAGGTATTGAAGAAATTCCCAGACGTAACAGATCCGTGTGCGGTCAAGGGAACCTGTGGTCTGAACAGCTACTGCAGTACTTCCGCAAATGGACAAGTCGTATGCACTTGTTTGCCTGGTTTCGATTATCTTGATGCTAACAGGACATCGAACGGATGCAGAAGGAACTTCACGGCCTCTGGTTGCTACTCGAACAATGATAACACGACATACATGTCCACTGTGTACAACGTAGCATGGACGGAGTTTTCCTATACTGCACCACTGTCTGTGACAAGCAAGGAAGATTGCGGAGAAGCATGTTTGAAAGATTGCAATTGTGATGCCGCTCTGTTTTCCGACAATACGTGCAGGAAACAGTTGTTTCCATTGAGATATGGGAAAACAGATGACTCCACCACGACATTCATCAAGCTGGTTAACATAAGCCCTGCTGCAGCTCCCGTTGTTACCATCAGGCGAAAGTTTAGCGCTAAGATTTTGATTGTGTCAGCAGCTATTATTGCTTGTATAATTTCTTCCTTGGTTGCTTTAATTTTCTTCTTTTATAGGTATCGAGCTGGAAGGTATAGAAGGTTGTGGAGAAATAAGGAGCCAGCTCTGGTGGACGAAATAGCACCCAGATCTTTTTCCTACCGTGAGTTGAGGGAAGCGACCGATGGTTTCAAGGAAGAGCTAGGTAAGGGAGCCTTTGGAACTGTCTTTAAGGGGACCTTGCCTCGTGGTCAAAGAGTAATAGCTGTAAAAAAACTTGAGAAGGTGGTGGATGAGGGAGAAAGAGAGTTCCGAACGGAGATGAGGACAATTGGAAGAACTCACCACAAGAACTTGGTAAGACTGCTTGGCTTCTGTGATGAAGGTACTAACAGGCTCTTAGTCTATGAATACATGAGCAACGGATCGCTTGCAGACCTCATCTTTAAGGCTGACGGACACCCAAGTTGGGATGAGCGGGTAAGGATTGCGTTAGATATAGCTAGAGGGATCCATTATCTGCATGAGGAGTGTGAAACTCGTATTATACATTGCGACATAAAACCTCCAAACATACTGATGGATGATAATTGGACAGCAAAGATATCAGATTTTGGGTTAGCAAAGTTGTTGATGCCAAGTCAGACAAGAACATTTACGGGCATTAGGGGGACAAGGGGTTACCTTGCACCAGAATGGCACAAGAATGCGCCGATAACGGTGAAGGCAGATGTTTACAGCTTTGGCATTGTACTGCTCGAAATCGTATGCTGCAGGCAAAGTATGGAATTGGAAGCTGATGAAGAAGATGCAATCATTCTTCTGGACTGGGTCCATAACTGCTTTATGGATGGAGAGTTGGAGAAGCTTGTGGCTGATGAGGTAGATATGACAGAGTTGAATAGGCTTGTGAAAGTGGGGCTCTGGTGTACTCAGTCGGAACCAGGTGCTCGGCCTAGCATGAAGAATGTGGTGACGATGCTGGAAACGAACGTGGACATATCCCTtcctcctccacctggatttaGTTCCTGA